Proteins from a genomic interval of Rosa chinensis cultivar Old Blush chromosome 2, RchiOBHm-V2, whole genome shotgun sequence:
- the LOC112187205 gene encoding protoporphyrinogen oxidase, mitochondrial isoform X1, whose product MASPSPGDKHSSVKRVAVVGAGVSGLAAAYKLKSHGFDVTVLEAEGRAGGKLRSVSCNGLVWDEGANTMTESEAEVQTLLDNLGLREKQQFPISQNKRYVARNGSPVLLPTNPIELIKSNFLSTKSKFQILLEPYLWKKKRVSDDHTRETVGGFFQRHFGKEVVDYLIDPFVAGTSAGDPESLSMPHSFPELWNIEKRYGSVIAGAIQSKLSSRKEKGRETKGSVEKGKRQRGSFSFQGGMQTLTDTLCKQLGKHELKLNSKVLSLSYSHDGNTTSENWSVSCAANNDKHLQSSSVDAIILTAPLCSIKEMKISRRGTIFPLDFLPEVTYMPLSVIITSFKKENVKRPLEGFGVLVPSKEQENGLKTLGTLFSSMMFPDRAPSDQYLYTTFVGGSRNKELAKASKDELKEIVSSDIRQLLGAEGEPTFVNHYHWSKAFPLYGHNYDSVIEAIEQMEKNLPGLFYAGNHRGGLSVGKAIASGCKAAELAISYLESSSDGKMLQQGSSS is encoded by the exons ATGGCCTCGCCTTCCCCTGGAGATAAGCAca GCTCTGTGAAAAGAGTGGCTGTTGTTGGCGCTGGTGTTAG TGGGCTTGCTGCGGCCTACAAGTTGAAATCACATGGTTTCGACGTTACGGTACTCGAAGCCGAGGGAAGAGCTGGAGGGAAGTTGAGAAGTGTGTCGTGTAATGGTCTTGTTTGGGATGAAGGTGCAAATACAATG ACTGAGAGTGAAGCTGAGGTTCAAACTTTGCTTGATAATCTGGGGCTTCGAGAAAAGCAGCAATTT CCGATTTCACAGAACAAACGGTATGTTGCAAGGAATGGGTCGCCTGTGCTG CTACCTACCAATCCGATTGAGCTGATCAAGAGCAACTTTCTTTCTACAAAATCAAAG TTTCAGATTCTTCTGGAGCCATATTTgtggaagaaaaaaagagttTCCGATGATCACACCCGAGAAAC TGTGGGTGGGTTCTTTCAGCGTCATTTTGGGAAAGAG gTCGTTGATTATCTCATTGATCCCTTTGTTGCCGGGACAAGTGCTGGAGATCCTGAATCTCTTTCG ATGCCACATTCTTTTCCAGAGTTATGGAACATAGAAAAAAG GTATGGTTCGGTTATAGCTGGGGCAATTCAGTCAAAATTATCTTCCAGGAAGGAAAAAGGTAGAGAAACAAAGGGTTCTGTAGAGAAAGGAAAGCGTCAGCGCGGTTCTTTTTCCTTTCAGGGTGGTATGCAG ACACTCACTGATACATTGTGCAAACAGCTTGGCAAACATGAGCTTAAACTGAACTCAAAGGTTTTGTCATTATCTTACAGTCATGATGGGAACACCACATCAGAAAATTGGTCGGTTTCCTGTGCTGCTAATAATGACAAGCATTTACAAAGTTCATCTGTTGATGCTATAATCCTGACG GCTCCACTCTGCAGTATCAAAGAAATGAAGATCTCGAGAAGAGGAACCATCTTCCCACTTGATTTTCTTCCTGAG GTGACTTATATGCCGCTATCAGTGATTATAACCAGCTTCAAGAAGGAAAACGTTAAAAGGCCTCTTGAGGGATTTGGAGTTCTTGTTCCCTCCAAAGAGCAGGAAAATGGCTTAAAAACGCTAG GTACACTATTTTCTTCCATGATGTTTCCAGATCGTGCACCTAGTGACCAATATCTTTACACTACCTTTGTTGGGGGAAGTCGAAACAAGGAACTGGCAAAAGCTTCGAA ggatgagttgaaggaaattgTTTCCTCTGACATAAGGCAACTTTTGGGAGCGGAAGGCGAGCCGACATTTGTGAA CCATTACCATTGGAGCAAAGCATTTCCATTGTATGGGCATAACTACGATTCAGTCATTGAAGCAATCGAGCAGATGGAGAAAAATCTTCCTGGTTTATTCTATGCAG GTAACCATAGGGGTGGACTATCTGTTGGCAAAGCAATAGCTTCGGGGTGCAAAGCAGCTGAACTTGCAATCTCCTATCTGGAATCTTCTTCAGATGGCAAGATGCTTCAGCAAGGATCGTCATCTTAG
- the LOC112187205 gene encoding protoporphyrinogen oxidase, mitochondrial isoform X3, producing the protein MASPSPGDKHSSVKRVAVVGAGVSGLAAAYKLKSHGFDVTVLEAEGRAGGKLRSVSCNGLVWDEGANTMTESEAEVQTLLDNLGLREKQQFPISQNKRYVARNGSPVLLPTNPIELIKSNFLSTKSKFQILLEPYLWKKKRVSDDHTRETVGGFFQRHFGKEVVDYLIDPFVAGTSAGDPESLSMPHSFPELWNIEKRYGSVIAGAIQSKLSSRKEKGRETKGSVEKGKRQRGSFSFQGVQTLTDTLCKQLGKHELKLNSKVLSLSYSHDGNTTSENWSVSCAANNDKHLQSSSVDAIILTAPLCSIKEMKISRRGTIFPLDFLPEVTYMPLSVIITSFKKENVKRPLEGFGVLVPSKEQENGLKTLGTLFSSMMFPDRAPSDQYLYTTFVGGSRNKELAKASKDELKEIVSSDIRQLLGAEGEPTFVNHYHWSKAFPLYGHNYDSVIEAIEQMEKNLPGLFYAGNHRGGLSVGKAIASGCKAAELAISYLESSSDGKMLQQGSSS; encoded by the exons ATGGCCTCGCCTTCCCCTGGAGATAAGCAca GCTCTGTGAAAAGAGTGGCTGTTGTTGGCGCTGGTGTTAG TGGGCTTGCTGCGGCCTACAAGTTGAAATCACATGGTTTCGACGTTACGGTACTCGAAGCCGAGGGAAGAGCTGGAGGGAAGTTGAGAAGTGTGTCGTGTAATGGTCTTGTTTGGGATGAAGGTGCAAATACAATG ACTGAGAGTGAAGCTGAGGTTCAAACTTTGCTTGATAATCTGGGGCTTCGAGAAAAGCAGCAATTT CCGATTTCACAGAACAAACGGTATGTTGCAAGGAATGGGTCGCCTGTGCTG CTACCTACCAATCCGATTGAGCTGATCAAGAGCAACTTTCTTTCTACAAAATCAAAG TTTCAGATTCTTCTGGAGCCATATTTgtggaagaaaaaaagagttTCCGATGATCACACCCGAGAAAC TGTGGGTGGGTTCTTTCAGCGTCATTTTGGGAAAGAG gTCGTTGATTATCTCATTGATCCCTTTGTTGCCGGGACAAGTGCTGGAGATCCTGAATCTCTTTCG ATGCCACATTCTTTTCCAGAGTTATGGAACATAGAAAAAAG GTATGGTTCGGTTATAGCTGGGGCAATTCAGTCAAAATTATCTTCCAGGAAGGAAAAAGGTAGAGAAACAAAGGGTTCTGTAGAGAAAGGAAAGCGTCAGCGCGGTTCTTTTTCCTTTCAGGGTG TGCAGACACTCACTGATACATTGTGCAAACAGCTTGGCAAACATGAGCTTAAACTGAACTCAAAGGTTTTGTCATTATCTTACAGTCATGATGGGAACACCACATCAGAAAATTGGTCGGTTTCCTGTGCTGCTAATAATGACAAGCATTTACAAAGTTCATCTGTTGATGCTATAATCCTGACG GCTCCACTCTGCAGTATCAAAGAAATGAAGATCTCGAGAAGAGGAACCATCTTCCCACTTGATTTTCTTCCTGAG GTGACTTATATGCCGCTATCAGTGATTATAACCAGCTTCAAGAAGGAAAACGTTAAAAGGCCTCTTGAGGGATTTGGAGTTCTTGTTCCCTCCAAAGAGCAGGAAAATGGCTTAAAAACGCTAG GTACACTATTTTCTTCCATGATGTTTCCAGATCGTGCACCTAGTGACCAATATCTTTACACTACCTTTGTTGGGGGAAGTCGAAACAAGGAACTGGCAAAAGCTTCGAA ggatgagttgaaggaaattgTTTCCTCTGACATAAGGCAACTTTTGGGAGCGGAAGGCGAGCCGACATTTGTGAA CCATTACCATTGGAGCAAAGCATTTCCATTGTATGGGCATAACTACGATTCAGTCATTGAAGCAATCGAGCAGATGGAGAAAAATCTTCCTGGTTTATTCTATGCAG GTAACCATAGGGGTGGACTATCTGTTGGCAAAGCAATAGCTTCGGGGTGCAAAGCAGCTGAACTTGCAATCTCCTATCTGGAATCTTCTTCAGATGGCAAGATGCTTCAGCAAGGATCGTCATCTTAG
- the LOC112187205 gene encoding protoporphyrinogen oxidase, mitochondrial isoform X2 produces the protein MASPSPGDKHSSVKRVAVVGAGVSGLAAAYKLKSHGFDVTVLEAEGRAGGKLRSVSCNGLVWDEGANTMTESEAEVQTLLDNLGLREKQQFPISQNKRYVARNGSPVLLPTNPIELIKSNFLSTKSKFQILLEPYLWKKKRVSDDHTRETVGGFFQRHFGKEVVDYLIDPFVAGTSAGDPESLSMPHSFPELWNIEKRYGSVIAGAIQSKLSSRKEKGRETKGSVEKGKRQRGSFSFQGGMQTLTDTLCKQLGKHELKLNSKVLSLSYSHDGNTTSENWSVSCAANNDKHLQSSSVDAIILTAPLCSIKEMKISRRGTIFPLDFLPEVTYMPLSVIITSFKKENVKRPLEGFGVLVPSKEQENGLKTLGTLFSSMMFPDRAPSDQYLYTTFVGGSRNKELAKASKDELKEIVSSDIRQLLGAEGEPTFVNHYHWSKAFPLYGHNYDSVIEAIEQMEKNLPGLFYAGNHRGGLSVGKAIASGCKAAELAISYLESSSDGKMLQQGSSS, from the exons GCTCTGTGAAAAGAGTGGCTGTTGTTGGCGCTGGTGTTAG TGGGCTTGCTGCGGCCTACAAGTTGAAATCACATGGTTTCGACGTTACGGTACTCGAAGCCGAGGGAAGAGCTGGAGGGAAGTTGAGAAGTGTGTCGTGTAATGGTCTTGTTTGGGATGAAGGTGCAAATACAATG ACTGAGAGTGAAGCTGAGGTTCAAACTTTGCTTGATAATCTGGGGCTTCGAGAAAAGCAGCAATTT CCGATTTCACAGAACAAACGGTATGTTGCAAGGAATGGGTCGCCTGTGCTG CTACCTACCAATCCGATTGAGCTGATCAAGAGCAACTTTCTTTCTACAAAATCAAAG TTTCAGATTCTTCTGGAGCCATATTTgtggaagaaaaaaagagttTCCGATGATCACACCCGAGAAAC TGTGGGTGGGTTCTTTCAGCGTCATTTTGGGAAAGAG gTCGTTGATTATCTCATTGATCCCTTTGTTGCCGGGACAAGTGCTGGAGATCCTGAATCTCTTTCG ATGCCACATTCTTTTCCAGAGTTATGGAACATAGAAAAAAG GTATGGTTCGGTTATAGCTGGGGCAATTCAGTCAAAATTATCTTCCAGGAAGGAAAAAGGTAGAGAAACAAAGGGTTCTGTAGAGAAAGGAAAGCGTCAGCGCGGTTCTTTTTCCTTTCAGGGTGGTATGCAG ACACTCACTGATACATTGTGCAAACAGCTTGGCAAACATGAGCTTAAACTGAACTCAAAGGTTTTGTCATTATCTTACAGTCATGATGGGAACACCACATCAGAAAATTGGTCGGTTTCCTGTGCTGCTAATAATGACAAGCATTTACAAAGTTCATCTGTTGATGCTATAATCCTGACG GCTCCACTCTGCAGTATCAAAGAAATGAAGATCTCGAGAAGAGGAACCATCTTCCCACTTGATTTTCTTCCTGAG GTGACTTATATGCCGCTATCAGTGATTATAACCAGCTTCAAGAAGGAAAACGTTAAAAGGCCTCTTGAGGGATTTGGAGTTCTTGTTCCCTCCAAAGAGCAGGAAAATGGCTTAAAAACGCTAG GTACACTATTTTCTTCCATGATGTTTCCAGATCGTGCACCTAGTGACCAATATCTTTACACTACCTTTGTTGGGGGAAGTCGAAACAAGGAACTGGCAAAAGCTTCGAA ggatgagttgaaggaaattgTTTCCTCTGACATAAGGCAACTTTTGGGAGCGGAAGGCGAGCCGACATTTGTGAA CCATTACCATTGGAGCAAAGCATTTCCATTGTATGGGCATAACTACGATTCAGTCATTGAAGCAATCGAGCAGATGGAGAAAAATCTTCCTGGTTTATTCTATGCAG GTAACCATAGGGGTGGACTATCTGTTGGCAAAGCAATAGCTTCGGGGTGCAAAGCAGCTGAACTTGCAATCTCCTATCTGGAATCTTCTTCAGATGGCAAGATGCTTCAGCAAGGATCGTCATCTTAG
- the LOC112187207 gene encoding F-box protein At5g07610 — MQPLKRCGSSLPETILDYEDILTEILVRVPARTLVRFKCVSKHWLSLISNPNFCHLHTLRNPPHSSISAFFARTSNEFGLVPLDLDHGQTSNSNCNPLNFGHNLYAIEIVQSCNGLFLCCPLPAEDSSFSATTTSKPLYYVLNPTTNQFSTLTPPAAAAATTGKPRVFGCALAFDPSKSPHYKVVFIWCVNEPIHAGWCPYHHIEIYSSETRSWRLLDSSFDTQPQVRYEEGVYCNGAVHWVGTDCEMSYYHIDEERVGLVDGFPRSHEKNLYTRLSRYFRESHGGGHLHLIDIYGYSLTKFEVMEMGRDYSGWFVKYNVDLDPLCTTSPQILRAIFVLLTLAPEENEEDEESSSLLLHTPGKVISYNLRNKTFKSIDLTPKAGVDDSFCRIDLQNYRYVESLGVV, encoded by the coding sequence ATGCAGCCACTAAAACGCTGCGGCAGCAGCTTACCAGAAACCATATTAGACTATGAAGATATCCTTACGGAAATCCTTGTGCGTGTGCCAGCTCGAACTCTGGTCCGCTTCAAATGCGTCTCCAAGCATTGGCTCTCTCTTATCTCCAACCCCAATTTCTGTCACCTCCACACCCTACGAAATCCTCCACACTCCTCCATCTCCGCCTTCTTTGCTAGAACATCCAATGAGTTTGGTCTAGTCCCTCTTGACCTTGATCATGGTCAGACTAGTAATAGTAACTGTAATCCTCTGAATTTTGGTCACAACCTATATGCTATTGAGATTGTCCAGTCCTGCAATGGCCTCTTCTTGTGCTGCCCCCTACCTGCAGAAGACTCTTCATTCTCCGCCACTACAACTAGTAAACCTCTTTATTATGTTCTCAATCCTACAACCAACCAGTTCTCCACACTTACTCCtccagctgctgctgctgccacTACTGGTAAACCCCGAGTCTTCGGCTGTGCTTTGGCTTTTGACCCTTCCAAATCACCTCATTACAAAGTGGTCTTCATTTGGTGCGTCAACGAACCAATTCATGCTGGCTGGTGCCCGTACCATCACATAGAGATATATTCGTCTGAGACTCGAAGTTGGAGGCTTCTCGATTCTTCTTTCGACACTCAACCTCAAGTCCGCTACGAAGAGGGGGTATACTGCAATGGCGCAGTTCATTGGGTGGGCACTGATTGTGAGATGTCATACTATCACATAGATGAAGAGCGTGTTGGATTGGTTGATGGTTTCCCTAGGAGTCACGAGAAGAATTTGTATACGAGGCTGTCTAGATATTTTCGGGAGTCTCATGGTGGCGGCCATTTGCATCTTATTGATATTTATGGATATTCTCTTACTAAATTTGAAGTCATGGAGATGGGGAGAGACTACTCTGGCTGGTTTGTCAAGTACAATGTTGATCTTGATCCCTTATGCACCACTTCCCCGCAGATCCTACGTGCTATTTTTGTTCTTCTCACTCTTGCTCCGGAggaaaatgaagaagatgaggaaaGTTCATCTCTGTTGCTGCATACTCCTGGTAAAGTCATCTCTTATAATCTGAGGAATAAAACCTTCAAATCTATTGACTTAACTCCCAAGGCCGGTGTTGATGATTCTTTTTGCCGAATTGATTTGCAGAATTATCGATATGTTGAGAGTTTGGGTGTTGTgtaa